A window of Littorina saxatilis isolate snail1 linkage group LG7, US_GU_Lsax_2.0, whole genome shotgun sequence contains these coding sequences:
- the LOC138970211 gene encoding soluble guanylate cyclase 88E-like produces MYGLLLESISDLIKTKYGEDKWEEIRQLAKVGPSVFSTHETYGEELIPNIARAAAVVLKENADDIMDGFGVAFVSFVGQYGYDSILKVLGRHMRDFLNGLDNLHEYLRFSYPKLRPPSFFVENESKAGLTLHYRSRRKGFVHYVKGQIRRVGELFYNTKVNIYVVDEVENADHTVHVKFRLLFNNVAYRDNNRLTVDSIVDNIPLSGL; encoded by the exons ATGTACGGGCTACTACTAGAATCCATCTCGGACCTGATCAAAACAAAGTATGGTGAGGATAAGTGGGAGGAGATCAGACAACTGGCAAAAGTGGGTCCCTCCGTATTTTCCACGCACGAGACGTACGGAGAAGAACTGATCCCGAACATCGCCCGGGCGGCCGCTGTTGTTCTCAAGGAAAACGCTGACGACATCATGGACGGTTTTGGCGTAGCCTTCGTCAGCTTCGTCGGCCAGTACGGATATGACAGCATTCTGAAG GTATTGGGGCGTCACATGAGAGACTTTCTCAACGGGCTGGACAACCTTCACGAGTACCTGAGATTCAGCTACCCCAAGCTGCGTCCCCCCTCCTTCTTCGTGGAGAACGAGAGTAAAGCCGGTCTCACACTGCACTATCGCTCTCGTCGAAAAGGATTCGTACACTATGTTAAG GGTCAAATCCGGCGTGTGGGCGAGCTGTTCTACAACACCAAGGTCAACATCTACGTTGTGGACGAGGTGGAGAATGCTGACCACACTGTCCACGTCAAGTTCCGCCTCCTCTTCAACAACGTGGCCTATAGAGACAACAACCGCCTGACCGTGGACAGTATCGTAGACAACATCCCTCTCAG CGGCTTGTGA